One part of the Rutidosis leptorrhynchoides isolate AG116_Rl617_1_P2 chromosome 1, CSIRO_AGI_Rlap_v1, whole genome shotgun sequence genome encodes these proteins:
- the LOC139869341 gene encoding uncharacterized protein, with product MQAGEGALSVMGTRPMDLSTVSGNQNMSSGPNGKQRMSSLLSPIMLLTGHQSAIYTMKFNPAGTVIASGSHDREIFLWHVHGECKNYMVLKGHKNAVLDLQWTSDGSQIISASPDKTLRAWDVETGKQIKKMAEHSSFVNSCCPSRRGPPLVVSGSDDGTAKLWDLRQRGAIQTFPDKYQITAVGFSDASDKIYSGGIDNDVKVWDLRRNEVTMTLQGHQNMITGMQLSPDGSYLLTNGMDCTLRIWDMRPYAPQNRCVKIMEGHQHNVEQNLLKCSWSPDGSKVTAGSSDRMVYIWDTTSRRILYKLPGHTGSVNECVFHPTEPIIGSCSSDKQIYLGEI from the coding sequence ATGCAAGCAGGTGAAGGTGCCTTGTCCGTTATGGGCACACGGCCAATGGATTTGTCCACAGTTAGTGGTAACCAGAATATGAGTAGTGGGCCTAATGGTAAACAAAGAATGTCAAGTCTATTGTCACCTATCATGCTTCTGACAGGTCATCAAAGTGCCATCTATACTATGAAGTTTAATCCAGCAGGAACTGTAATTGCTTCTGGGTCCCACGACAGAGAAATCTTCCTCTGGCATGTACACGGTGAATGCAAGAACTACATGGTTCTAAAAGGGCACAAAAACGCTGTGTTGGATCTGCAATGGACCAGTGACGGGTCCCAGATAATTTCCGCCAGTCCCGACAAGACACTTAGGGCATGGGACGTAGAAACCGGGAAGCAGATAAAGAAGATGGCAGAGCACTCGTCTTTTGTCAACTCATGTTGCCCTTCTCGCAGGGGCCCACCTCTCGTAGTGAGCGGTTCAGATGACGGAACCGCTAAGCTTTGGGATCTGCGCCAACGGGGTGCGATCCAGACGTTTCCCGATAAATATCAGATCACAGCCGTTGGATTCTCTGATGCTTCGGACAAGATATACAGTGGTGGAATCGATAATGATGTGAAGGTTTGGGATCTTAGGAGAAATGAAGTAACAATGACTCTTCAAGGCCATCAAAATATGATAACGGGTATGCAATTAAGCCCCGATGGGTCGTATCTTCTCACCAATGGGATGGACTGTACGCTTCGTATATGGGACATGCGTCCATACGCACCGCAAAATCGTTGTGTGAAGATAATGGAGGGACACCAACACAATGTTGAACAGAATCTTCTTAAGTGTAGCTGGTCGCCAGATGGGAGTAAGGTTACTGCTGGTAGTTCGGATCGGATGGTGTATATTTGGGATACTACTTCAAGACGTATTCTGTATAAGCTTCCGGGTCATACTGGATCGGTTAATGAATGTGTTTTTCACCCCACTGAGCCAATTATCGGATCTTGCAGCAGTGATAAACAGATATATCTTGGGGAGATCTAA